Genomic segment of Gemmatimonadales bacterium:
GCGGAGAGCCTGGGCCTGGCGCAGCGCGCGGCGGGCGCCGGGGTGTGGGACTGGCACATGGCCGAGGGCCGGCTCGAGTGGTCCCCCGAGTACTACGAGTTGTACGGCATCGATCCGGCTGAGCGGCCGACGCTCGAGGCATGGTTCGAGAGTATGCATCCCGACGACCGCGACGCGGCGCGCCGCGTTACCGAGCAGGCGGTGAAGGAGCGCCGGCCGCATGTGTCGGTCGAGTTCCGCATCCTCCGCGGGGGCAAGGTCCGCTGGATGCACGCGACGGGCGATGTGTACTACGACGCCGCCGGCACCGCGGTCCGGATGGTGGGTACCACCATCGATGTGACCGATCGCCGCGAGACCGAGGAGCAGTTGCGCCAGGCGGCAAAGCTCGAGTCGCTCGGCCGGCTCGCGGGCGGGCTCGCGCACGATCTCAACAACCAGTTACACGCGGTGGCCGGATTTGCCCGGCTCATCGAATTCGACCAGGGCCTCGGCCCTACGGCGCGGCAGGACCTGCATCAGATCGAGAAGGCAGCGGAGGGGATGGCGCGTCTCACCCGCCAACTGCTGGCGTTCAGCCGGCGCCAGACGCTCACCCCCGAGCTGCTCGAGCTCAACGCGTCCGTGGCGGAGGTGAAACCGCTCATCCAGCGGCTCATCGGCGCGGACGTCGAGATGTCGCTCGCGCCGGCGCCGCGTCCGCTCTGGGTCGAGGTCGACCGGAGCCAGTTGCTGCAGGTGCTGATGAATCTCGCGATCAACGCCCGCGACGCGATGCCGCGCGGCGGCACGCTCACGATCCGGACCGGCGAGCGCACGGTGCCCGCGCCCGACGGCATACCGGCCCGGGTGGCGCCAGGGGCGTACGCGGCCATCGAGGTGAGCGACTCGGGCGCCGGCATCTCGCCCGAGCACATGGCGCACATCTTCGAGCCGTTCTTCACGACCAAGCAGCCGGGCGAGGGCACGGGACTGGGTCTTGCCACGGTGCACGGCATCGTGACGCAGAGTCGGGGCTACGTGTGGGCCGAGAGCCGCGCGGGGAGCGGTACGACGTTCACGGCGCTGCTCCCGCTGGCGCAGCCGCCGGCCAGCGTTCCGGCGGGCGCGACTCCGGCCGCCACGGCTCCGGCGGCCGCGCCGGACAGAGACGGAAAGGCGCGGCGCGGGCGCGTCCTCGTGGTGGACGATGAAGACGTCGTGCGCACGCTGGTGCGGCGCACGCTCGAGGGCGAGGGCTACGAGGTGGTCACCGCGCGGAACGGCCAGGAGGCGCTGGACCAGCTTGCGCAGTCGGGCGCCGGCGTCGACGCGGTGCTGAGCGACATCATCATGCCCGTGATGGGGGGCCGGGAGCTGAGCGAGCGGCTCGCGGCCGAGCATCCGCAGGTACCCGTCGCCTGGATGTCGGGCTACCCGCGCGACGCGGCGTTCCTGGGCGGCGAGCTGGACGCCGCGCAGCCGTTCCTGCAGAAACCGATGTCGGTGGAGGCGGTGACCCAGGTGCTGGACCGGCTGCTCGGGGCGCGATTCCTCCCCTGAGTTACATTCGGGCCATCCGCTCGCACGAGTGCTGGGAGCGCCGGCAGACCTGGGCGCACTGCTGCATCATCCCATCCCCGTTGGCCATCCGCTCGCAATCGTCCGCACAGCGGCGGCAGGCCTCGGCGCACACACCGCAGACGCTGGAATGAAGTTCGGACTGGCGCAGCATGAACTCGGCGCTGGTGGCGCAGATCTGGGCGCAGTCGAGCAACGTGGTCTGATGCTGGCGCGACGCATGTTGGCCGCCCATGTCGAGGCAGTGCCCGGCGGTGGCGGCGCAGATGTTGTGGCACTCGGTACAGTTCGCGATGCAATCCTGCATCTCGTGGGTCATCGAGGGGGTGGCGGTGTGGGTCATGGGACGCCTCGTTGCGATGAGAGGGAAGGCCATCGAGCGCGAACCGGCCACGGTGCACTGGTGGCCGCGCCACGACGGTGACGCGGCGCACATCGACTGGCCAGTCGGGCGGCGCATGCAGATCGCCATGACGTCCTCTCGCGCGGCTGCGCTCGCGGCCGGGGCGCTGTCGCTCCTGAGCGCCGCCCCGGCCCGGGCCCAGCTCGACTACCGCAATCTCGACGACGACCGGCCCACGCTGATCGAGGATGCCTACCCCGTCGAGCGCTACGCCTTCGAGTTTCTGGCGCCCTACCGCTACGAGCACGAGGTGGACGGCGCCGACCTGCACTTGACCGTGCCCGAGCTGGAGTACGGCTTCATGCCGAACGCGGAGGCCGGCATCAGGGTGCCGTTCGCCGCGGTGCGCGTCGCCGGCAACACCGATTGGGGCGTGGCCGGCACCAAGGGATTCGTCCTCTACAACCTCAATACCGAGGGGGCGACGCTTCCGGCACTGAGTCTCAGGACCGATGTCTCGCTGCCCGTGGGCTCGCTCGCGGGCGACGACGTGCGCGCGAGCCTCAAGCTCATCGCGACGCGCTCGTGGGGTCGGAACCGGATCCACGTCAACGTGAGCCGCGGCTTCGGCAGCGAAGACGGGCTCGCTCGGGTCGAGGCAATAGACCGGTGGACGTACGGCGCCGCGCTCGACCGCACGCTCTTTCGCCAGAGCATTCTCGCGCTCGCCGAGGTGTACGGTCGACAGCCTGTCGCCAGCGCGCCGACCGAGATCAACGCCTCGCTCGGCGCGCGCTACCAGCTCGGCACCAGCACCGTGCTCGACGCGGGGCTGAGCCGGCGGCTCCGCTCCTCGATCGGGCCCGACATCGCTCTCACCTTCGGATTCTCCTGGGCCTTCGCCAT
This window contains:
- a CDS encoding ATP-binding protein: MDRTHPLENAAPGPGGAPTAPSGEGAPPDDLARLHALTIHLASTLDLTEVLDAVLHAAAELQGTTTAAITLYDPERRDLRLAASIGLPKDWRGRLARLPIGPGTACGIVAAERRPVIIEDTRSDPRVGPPAGPRRPAALRAVYCTPLFARSGELLGTLATHFDRPRRPSGREIRLMELYADQAAHAIENVGLYDALRSPEDRLRRQAESLGLAQRAAGAGVWDWHMAEGRLEWSPEYYELYGIDPAERPTLEAWFESMHPDDRDAARRVTEQAVKERRPHVSVEFRILRGGKVRWMHATGDVYYDAAGTAVRMVGTTIDVTDRRETEEQLRQAAKLESLGRLAGGLAHDLNNQLHAVAGFARLIEFDQGLGPTARQDLHQIEKAAEGMARLTRQLLAFSRRQTLTPELLELNASVAEVKPLIQRLIGADVEMSLAPAPRPLWVEVDRSQLLQVLMNLAINARDAMPRGGTLTIRTGERTVPAPDGIPARVAPGAYAAIEVSDSGAGISPEHMAHIFEPFFTTKQPGEGTGLGLATVHGIVTQSRGYVWAESRAGSGTTFTALLPLAQPPASVPAGATPAATAPAAAPDRDGKARRGRVLVVDDEDVVRTLVRRTLEGEGYEVVTARNGQEALDQLAQSGAGVDAVLSDIIMPVMGGRELSERLAAEHPQVPVAWMSGYPRDAAFLGGELDAAQPFLQKPMSVEAVTQVLDRLLGARFLP
- a CDS encoding four-helix bundle copper-binding protein, which codes for MTHTATPSMTHEMQDCIANCTECHNICAATAGHCLDMGGQHASRQHQTTLLDCAQICATSAEFMLRQSELHSSVCGVCAEACRRCADDCERMANGDGMMQQCAQVCRRSQHSCERMARM